The Pyrenophora tritici-repentis strain M4 chromosome 2, whole genome shotgun sequence genome window below encodes:
- a CDS encoding DUF1421 multi-domain protein yields the protein MESLPLETREHIASFLLEQPNYAETESLPVSSHSARNDIYNTRLASRRMHEATTKAFARAIEDSLQNLNSLVALPYVGHNIKSLGFETSRIDEEDFGPLCGTHPERVAALSVRNRWLMEKSGGELVSVFVRTLGLRHLTIIPDQMVPVEKLEVDEMVLSVVVDPFEVSRFILSSVSNKPSQQPTSTKNSTPQNPNQRPTKKLPPRRILPQQIRRHGSPPPLSHIHMTVSAESQFVTSVRFIGPKLTNLNIYLARGIYLGFGAYTPPFFNPRGKPLEDMTISAYGADINYRDLYKTLVELGATTPTTIFVDRLTISGSSIHKATAWLRRALPRNLHFRELVFDDVYLCSENDVVPLFARWRALPVWAEKAGVVKFVTEGVERVVSPSDMFQGESNESEVDDFYGDDMEDEIYEEEGEDEVFDYDTGDEEEDHMDELEEVDEVEEVDEAEGSVV from the exons ATGGAATCACTACCCCTTGAAACCCGTGAGCACATTGCCTCCTTCCTGCTCGAACAACCAAACTATGCAGAAACCGAAAGTTTACCAGTGTCATCACACAGCGCAAGAAATGACATCTACAATACTCGTCTAGCCAGCCGACGCATGCACGAAGCAACAACAAAAGCCTTTGCTCGCGCGATTGAAGAT AGTCTGCAAAATCTCAATTCTCTTGTCGCACTCCCCTATGTCGGCCATAATATCAAGAGCTTGGGATTTGAGACGTCGAGGATCGACGAAGAAGACTTTGGACCATTATGCGGAACGCATCCAGAACGCGTGGCGGCACTGAGTGTGCGAAATCGGTGGCTTATGGAGAAATCCGGAGGGGAGCTTGTATCTGTGTTTGTACGGACACTGGGGTTGAGACATTTGACTATTATACCGGATCAAATGGTTCCGGTGGAGAAATTGGAGGTGGATGAGATGGTGCTGAGTGTGGTTGTAGATCCTTTTGAGGTGAGTCGCTTTATCCTGTCTTC TGTATCCAACAAGCCCTCTCAGCAACCAACCTCGACCAAAAACTCAACCCCTCAAAATCCTAACCAGCGACCCACCAAAAAACTACCGCCACGGCGTATTCTACCCCAACAAATTCGGCGCCATGGTTCGCCGCCTCCCCTCTCTCACATACACATGACCGTCAGCGCAGAAAGCCAATTCGTAACCTCAGTCCGCTTCATAGGCCCGAAGTTAACGAACCTAAACATCTACCTCGCCCGCGGTATATACCTCGGTTTCGGAGCTTACACGCCTCCGTTCTTCAATCCCAGGGGGAAACCACTGGAAGACATGACGATAAGCGCCTACGGCGCCGACATAAACTACCGCGACCTCTACAAAACGCTCGTCGAACTAGGCGCTACCACACCAACCACCATATTCGTGGACCGCCTAACCATCAGCGGATCATCCATCCACAAAGCCACAGCCTGGTTACGGCGGGCTCTCCCGCGAAACCTACATTTTAGGGAACTCGTCTTCGACGACGTTTATCTGTGTTCTGAGAATGATGTCGTGCCGCTGTTTGCGAGGTGGCGGGCGCTTCCTGTGTGGGCAGAGAAGGCCGGTGTTGTCAAGTTTGTGACTGAGGGGGTGGAAAGGGTGGTGTCTCCGAGTGATATGTTTCAGGGAGAGAGCAATGAGAGTGAGGTTGATGATTTCTATGGGGATGATATGGAGGATGAGATTTATGAGGAGGAGGGGGAGGACGAGGTGTTTGATTATGATACAGGggacgaggaagaagatcATATGGATGAGTTGGAGGAAGTGGATGAGGTGGAGGAAGTAGACGAAGCTGAGGGATCGGTGGTCTAG